From Toxotes jaculatrix isolate fToxJac2 chromosome 1, fToxJac2.pri, whole genome shotgun sequence, a single genomic window includes:
- the lpcat2 gene encoding lysophosphatidylcholine acyltransferase 2 has protein sequence MPPQRVFALPRQQSLLLPAVINPFVQDTKLTKAAIIKCVLLGIFLVPLRAILLSLVLMVTWPVAVIITFRHPLKGAVEPMTGWRRFMCRKMMAALGRTYYFCMGFRVVVKGKQVHSNEAPILAVAPHSTFFDGIVCIVAGLPSTVSRVENLATPIFGRFVRCLQPVLVSRQDPDSRKNTIQEIDSRAKSGGRWPQVLIFPEGTCTNRSCLITFKQGAFIPGVPVQPVIMRYPNKLDTVTWTWQGFSSKTLLLLTLCQLYTTVEIEFLPPHIPTEEEKKSPALFANRVRETMARALGVPTTDHTYEDCRLMISAGELTLPMEAGLVEFTKISRKLQLKWDNVRKELEGFASMASSCKGGRITIEEFAGFLKLPVSSALEELFALFDRNGDGTIDFREYVIGVTILCRPANTEDVLRMAFQLFDTDEDEKITREEFTALLRSTLGVSDLNMAKLFKEIDADSSGFITFNEFQAFAMTHPEYAKLFTTYLELQRYQAIQEARPGDLVLAGQTSLGEQQEDSTSDKKDD, from the exons ATGCCGCCGCAACGAGTATTCGCCCTACCGAGGCAACAATCTCTGCTCCTGCCTGCGGTCATCAACCCGTTTGTGCAGGACACAAAACTAACCAAAGCTGCTATCATTAAA TGTGTCCTCCTGGGAATCTTCCTGGTCCCTCTTCGTGCCATCCTGCTGTCCCTGGTTCTCATGGTGACATGGCCAGTGGCTGTCATAATAACCTTCAGGCATCCTTTGAAAGGAGCTGTGGAGCCAATGACAGGCTGGAGACG ATTCATGTGTCGGAAGATGATGGCTGCCTTGGGGAGGACTTATTACTTCTGCATGGGCTTCAGAGTGGTGGTTAAGGGCAAGCAAGTCCACAGCAATGAGGCCCCCATCCTGGCTGTAGCCCCCCACTCCACCTTTTTCGATGGGATTGTGTGCATTGTTGCAGGCCTACCCTCCACCGTGTCCCGTGTCGAGAATCTGGCTACGCCCATCTTTGGCA GGTTCGTGCGCTGTCTCCAGCCAGTGCTGGTGTCCAGACAGGACCCAGACTCACGGAAGAATACAATCCAAGAGATTGACAGCAGAGCCAAGTCAGGAGGCCGCTGGCCACAG GTTCTGATATTTCCAGAGGGAACATGTACAAATCGCTCATGTCTTATCACTTTCAAACAAG GTGCCTTTATCCCAGGAGTCCCTGTGCAGCCTGTGATTATGAGGTATCCTAACAAACTG GATACAGTGACTTGGACTTGGCAGGGTTTCAGCTC GAAGACACTGCTGCTTCTAACCCTGTGCCAGTTGTACACCACAGTAGAGATAGAG TTCCTACCACCACATATccccacagaagaagagaagaaaagccCGGCTCTGTTTGCCAACAGAGTCCGAGAAACTATGGCCAG GGCTTTGGGAGTGCCAACAACAGACCACACATATGAAGACTGCCGCCTGATGATCTCGGCTGGCGAACTAACACTGCCCATGGAGGCCGGCCTGGTTGAGTTCACCAAAATTAGCCGCAAACTCCA ACTGAAGTGGGACAATGTGAGGAAAGAACTGGAAGGCTTTGCCTCTATGGCCAGTTCCTGTAAGGGAGGACGGATCACCATTGAGGAGTTTGCCGGGTTCCTGAAGCTACCTGTCAGCTCAGCCCTTGAGGAACTGTTTGCGCTGTTTGACAGG AACGGAGATGGCACTATAGACTTCAGAGAGTACGTCATCGGTGTGACCATCTTGTGTCGACCAGCTAACACTGAAGACGTTCTTCGAATGGCTTTTCAG ctgtttgacacAGATGAGGATGAGAAAATCACCCGAGAGGAGTTTACTGCCCTGCTGCGCTCCACTCTGGGTGTGTCAGATCTAAACATGGCCAAGCTTTTCAAGGAGATTGATGCTGACAGCTCCGGTTTCATCACCTTCA ATGAATTTCAAGCCTTTGCTATGACCCACCCAGAGTACGCCAAGCTCTTCACCACCTATCTGGAGCTTCAGAGATATCAGGCAATCCAGGAGGCAAGGCCAGGTGACCTGGTACTGGCTGGTCAGACCAGTTTAGGGGAACAACAGGAAGACAGCACCTCTGACAAGAAAGATGACTGA